Within Sorghum bicolor cultivar BTx623 chromosome 2, Sorghum_bicolor_NCBIv3, whole genome shotgun sequence, the genomic segment CTCTGATTACAAGTGATTGCTGCTGATAATGCTTGCAGTTATTTGGAGTTTAGTAGGTGCACATGAGTTTCTGTGATCTCAGAGCATCCTGGTTGACCATCTTTAAGCCTTCAAAATAGGAGTACATGCCTGCCTACATAGCTTCCTTTCATGCACTTTGCTCTTTATGTTTTATATGGGATTGAAGATTGTGTATATCCACATTACGGGTTCCTTAAAGTATTTTCTAATGTTTGTGTAATCAAAATTTTATTTCTATCTAGCATGATACATCAAATGAAATCCTATTATGTGTTctggattttttttatattgCCGTCTACACAGTTGTCTGCTGTTGTCATGTATGGATGTGTGGTTAGTTGCTCTGTTTTCTATCCATGATAGTTGATATGGTCAATCAAGGGCGAGTGAGCCAAACTTGGACAGATTCTTATCATGTACCTGTGTGCCTAGGTTATTACTTTGACATACAGTAGTTAATGTCATATCTTTTGTCTAGCTTATCCAGATCACCAAAACCACATTTTTAAGTTCCAAACTCCTACTTAATCGCTCCCTAAAAATTGAATTAACAGTTGACTTCTTTTTTGGTTCATCATTTTTTGCTTTTGCTCGTGAGGCTTGTTCTTGTTGTGAATTGAATGGCTTATTTTCTGCAACCTAGTTTCTTATGAGTGAATATTGCTTGTTCTTTCATCTATTCTCATGTAGGTATGCCATCATCTCTTAATAATACTTATAAGTATGGTGCATGACTGCATGGTTCAAAGTGCTTTCTGTGGTACTGTTGGACAGAAAGGTGATCTAAGTATGATCCATGCTTTTGTTTGAACTGAATCTTCTCGTCATGTTTTTGCATCAATCATGACCATTTTGCACTGCTTATTTGTTGTCATGCAAACCTCTGTATGGGAATGTAACTCTTTACATTGTGTTCATAGGTTTCAGGGCATGTTCTCTTTCCGTCATGTTTTACTATTATTATCTGTCCGACAAGGAATTAGTTTCTGGCGTTTATTGCTTTCTTGTTAGTTATGATACAGTTTATGTGGCAGTTTTCCCTGACAACGTTTTAAATCCTCAGTTGCTTTTCTTTTATGTGATTTTGTTTTCAGGTTGACATGGTAATTGTACCAGCTACAACTGGTCAGATGGGTGTTTTGCCAGGCCATGTTGCCACAATTGCGGAGCTCAAGCCTGGTGTTCTCTCAGTACACGAGGGAAATGATGTGACCAAGTACTTTGTGAGCAGTGGGTTTGCTTTCGTCCATGCAAACTCCATTGCTGATATTGTGGCTGTTGAGGCTGTCCCTGTGGATCAGATCGACCCAGCATTGGTTCAGAAGGGTCTCGCAGACTTCACTGCCAAGCTTGGTTCGGCCTCTACTGACCTGGAGAAGGCTGAGGCTCAGATCGGAGTCGATGTTCACAGTGCGCTCAATGCTGCATTGACTGGTTAATTGGTGGCATCTTAAATTGTCTGTTTTTTTCATTGAGTTTAAGTTTGCAAACTCATGGACATGGGATGGAGGGAATGATCCTAAATAAATTATACTCCATCTAAAACATGGACATCTGTTTCTTGTTACCTGAATCCTGCATGGATTTCTTTTTGTACTGGTGAATATTTTAACTCTGAGCTCAAGACCTGGAGCTGCTTTCTTTTTCTGTTGAGTTGGGGCCTTGGATCAGATGAAATTGATGTTCCTCCATAGCTCCAGTAAATTGTTAAATATTATTATGTCTATTTTTTAAAGAGAAATATAAACTACAGTTAGGTTACTGCATGAGATGTCTTGCTTGTGAGTCAGAATTTTCAGCAATCTTCAGAG encodes:
- the LOC8077470 gene encoding ATP synthase subunit delta', mitochondrial, whose amino-acid sequence is MLRHAARRLVSRTAAAAPARRALATAEVPAEAGEDSTFVEAWRKVAPNLEPPTTPLSLMKPRPPTPATIPTKLTVNFVLPYKSEIANKEVDMVIVPATTGQMGVLPGHVATIAELKPGVLSVHEGNDVTKYFVSSGFAFVHANSIADIVAVEAVPVDQIDPALVQKGLADFTAKLGSASTDLEKAEAQIGVDVHSALNAALTG